The Carassius gibelio isolate Cgi1373 ecotype wild population from Czech Republic chromosome B11, carGib1.2-hapl.c, whole genome shotgun sequence genomic sequence TAGTTGCACAGTCAAAGGTCATTTAGCCAGTCAGTTAAAGGTAATTTGATCGAGCTTTAAAAACAGAATAGGCTATGTAACGTTAACGTAATATTGTTTGACGCATCATAATAGTTAATTTATCGCGAGTGAAGTAGTTTCTAATAggctatatatatctatatatagatatatatatcttatttttATGGGTGGTTACAGCTTGTTGATATTTAACTATGCGCACGTCACTAACGCTAAATGGACACTTAACACTTTGGACACGTGTCGTTTAATAAAAAGACGTAATTTCGTTCTTTTGAGATGGATCTTTTTAGCGAATCAGAACCGGTCGAATCTTTTCACATTCGGTGTAAACGAATCGCTCGAGCTGTTTTGAAACTGATCTTTTGAAAAGTTCCAAGATTCTGAATCATAGGGTAAAGCACGACAGAAATTTGCGTGGGTTGTCTTCGCTCGGCTAACGTTACATGGGAAAGTTATCATTGGGTCTGTGCAGTAATTATTGCTAAACGCGCAGTTTGCAGAGAAGCTGTCAGTTGCTCACGGTGGACCatctgtcttaaagggatagttcacacaaaaatgtgtgAACTATCAAAATTTTGTAATAGTTAACGCACCCacaggttgttccaaacctgtaataatTTCGTTTTCTGCTGTTGAACATAAAACAAGTTACTTTAAAGATATGTagccaaacagtttctggtccacAATGACTATTTTTCTCTACAGAGGACCAGAAGCTGTTTAGTTatccacattcttcaaagtatcttatgttaaacagaaaaaaaaaactttatgcaGGTTTATTAAAACCTGGgaatatgatgacagaattaaatttttttttggggtgTACTATACCTTTAAAGTGACAGACATATCCTTGCTTCAAAATGTGTAGGCCTATATGTTTTATTACAATTTGGATAGTCCGTTAGTATAATATTCCGAGCCCAGTCTTATGAAAATGCGTATAAATATTACACCAAATAAAAACGAAAACTCATGGTATTGAAACACAAAAATAGACTTTGGCATGCATATGATGCGTATCTacaccacaaccctaaacctaaccattgTGAAGCATATTCATGCCAAAGTCAAAGTTTTCGTTTTTATTTGGCATTCTATTTATACACACTTTCATGAGATCGGGTTAAAATATTCCATAAATTATCAGAGCTTGGTAgacaatttataatatttttagacATGTTTGACAGATTAATTTATAGGCCTATTTAATGCTAGACCCTATCTATTAATGTATCATTtatgttaattataaatatatacataataaataatgttatttggcattttaaaaaataaaaaaaaagataaattatttagaTAAAAATGGGACAAATACTTAATAACGTGGTACTTATTtaagcaaattaataaaaaaatcttaatagctgcagaagtaaaaaaaaagttaataatagttaataattatgaataattcaaTTTACAATAACAATATCAATGTGTTCTGTTGCAAGTTTAAATGGCCTACTTTAGCATGTGTTCTCATGGTTTATTGAGAAAGCTGATTAGGTTTACTAATTATTTGTGTCcttagttgttttttgtttttgttttttgtgggtTGGCGGGGGGGTAATGAATGGGTGTCCCTTATTTTGCCTTgctgaaggtggcaaccctacgtGAAAAGGTTAACAAAGCGACGAGTTCTTCACAGGATTCCACTTGAATTCTTGAGGCTTGTTTTGCTTTTGAAATACTAATATAAATTCTAAGAATATGTACAAAAAATTTGTGAATTATGTTGTcagaaatgcaaaataaatccagaTAAATCCACCCTAATATAAGAAAGTTTGTGCCGATTTTGAAATTCtctactgtatgtattttttgAGGATATCCAGTTACTTGCTATCTATCAAAGGCATAATTTAGTTATGAATTGCATCATCTTTGCTTATATGccacttttttctattttagtgtTACCAGGAGATAAGCCTGTTTGCAGGCAATACCACCAAAACTCCTGGCTCTCTAAATTAAGGACGTTGAAGGTATTTCTGGCCCTTGCAGTTGTCCTCAATTTGTTTACACtgattgtgagagagagagagagagagagagaaacttaatgttgtgtgtgtgctttgcCCTTTACAGGTGTAAATCCAAAGCAGCTATTGATTTCTACAAGAATGTGATGAATGAGGCTAATGTGGATTTTCTCACTATCATGATAAATGCAAATTTCATTCAAGaattgctcaaaaaaaaacaaagacaaatagCTAATTTTTCCCAGACTAGACTCTTAAgaaaacaaatagtttaaaatGCTTAATAAAATTCCACACTCCCACCTTTTAAAATGACCCAAAATATAACCTACAGCATCTATACAGGGCCATGCAGTGAAATGGCAGATGGATTTTCTAAGATGGTCAACTATGTGACAGCATCTCTTGAAAAAGAGGAGTGTAAAACACTACTGTACCTTTGTACAGATTTGTTTAACAACATCTGCATGGAAGACTTGAGAGCAGCTTTGGTGGCATTTGCCAAACAGGCACAAGCTCAAGCAGGTCAAGCTCAGGCTGGTGATGCCCTGCTGATGGAGCTCATGTTCCGATTGAAGCGCTATGATATCCTAAAGAAGGTTTTTGGTACCAACAGACAACAGGTAGAAGGAATTCTGAAGAAGGGAGCTGTCCTCTCAGATTATAGGTAATTCATGCTAATAGCATATCTCAGTGTCTAAGATATTTCCTTGTATGAGAAAAACAACCCGTGTGATGAAACTAATACTTATGCTAATGAAAAGCCTTATTTTGGAGTCTGACGTATTTGTTTTGGGGGTTATTATAGCACTCTCTTATGGAAAAACCCAAGCAGAAATACCCGTGAATGTAATTTTCACCCACACAAGTCTGTATTTTTAATTGATCTCTTTTATACAGGGTTCTAATGGCAGATGTGAGCGAAAATCTGGGGAATGAGGAGCTACAGTCTCTTATATTTCTCCTGAGCAGTACCCTGCCCAAAGAAAGACTGGCTAAAGCTACTGTAAGACAAaagtacaaaatgtaaaaaaaattctgtttatgtaatgtgcattttttatttcatgtttgtttcatttgatttgatttctcatAGAGCTTTCTAGATGTGGTAGTGGAGTTGGAGAAGTTAGATGAAGTATCATGTGATAAGCTAGACCTGCTTGAACAGTGCTTGAGAAACATAAACAGAATGGACCTTGTCAGAAGGATTCAGTACTACAAGAATAGAGGTTAGTCATTTTGGATGGCACTTTTCTGTTGGTTGTTGCTTGAATTGCTCGTCAGTAGGGGAATTACAGAGGCAATACAATTTGCACAAAAACTGGGTGCAGCATTTGATTATGTATAAATTAATTCTGCAGTTGTACTTCAATATCCGTAGTGCATTGTTTGATTTTACCTGCCAAAACAAACATGTCTTACTGTCAAAAAGTTTGGCTGGTTgagtgtttttaatgttgttttcgaGGTCAGAAGTTCCTGAAACTAAAGGTTTCAAAGTTTATGAGATCCTATCTTACTGAACAGGCTTcggaaaaaattaaaaataaataaatgataataattctGGTTGGCTAGCTAATGATAGATTACGTCAGATTTATAGATTGGGTTGCAGTactgaattgttttaattgtgatttaaaaacCTGACATTAAACATTAGTGCACCCATGGTTGACGTTTGTAGATGCTTTTGTTCATGGCACCTGTTAAGAAGCttgaatgaaaaatatttaaattaaatcattagtaaataatgaataatacataatttaatcTAGTGAATGAATGTATTACTATTTCAGGTCAGAATGTTCCATGTGCAATCCCTAAAGTCCAGAACTCCTTTAAGGTTAGACATGCATTTTAAGGAAATACATTTCTGTATTGAATGGATAGATATAGTAGATACAGTATGTTGCATGATGGGtaaattattactaattattctaaaaattattattaattccttCACTTTAGTTCGCCCCTGTGCAATGCCAGCTTTCTGCTCAACAAGTGAAACAAACACTATGCTTTTCCCAAGGTGAGtgttccgtgtgtgtgtgtgtgtgtgtgtgtgtgtgtgtgtgtgtgtgtgtatatatgtctaCCTATGAATAACATTAAAGACTGGCACATGGTCTTTTTCTAGAGTTTCAGAATTTGAAGGTTTCAGTACCGGAGACAGGGACACAACATCTACCGGTAAGAAATTATCATCTTCATTAATACTGTAAATAGTAATCATGTAAAAGTCTATCATCTTTTCTGAAGGTTATGTTATTTATGAGTAGGTTATAAGTCATCTGTATGTCTGCTAGGCTTTGATGGAGCAGTATGAAATGAATCCTGAGCAGAGGGATCTGTGTGTGATTATTGACTGTGTTGGCTTTGATGGAGGTAAGTGTGTGTCATAATGTTAAGAatcatatatattgtattatttttactattattatttacatttagctgacgcttttatccaaagcaacttacaattgctataaatgtcagaggtcgcacacattggtgtctcacagtggaatcgaacccaggtctctcacaccaaagggcATGTGTCTTATCCGCTGAGCCAACACCACCCCCATTTTGGTTTTGGAGGGAAATTTATTTGCTACCACAATGATGTcaatgtttgattaaaaaaaagataccctttatgattacatttttaaaaactccCATTGACCACCCCTGATTTTTCTAAAGAAAGTCATAGTTTTCATCATagcattttgttttttcatttaattacaagTTGGGGGGAAATATGGTTAATCCTGAAAACTATTTGTAGCTCTTTAATGTGCTACAATAAAACATCTGCATCCAAACATCTACATTGTGTCCTTTCAGAGATGATGAATCAGACATTCAAGTGTCTGGGTTTCAAGGTCATTCTTCACTCTCTCTTGGGTCTAAAAGAAACCCAGAAGGTCTTGGAAGACCTGACCCGCAACAGGATCCTTCAGGGGGTCAATCGCTTTGTCTGCTGCATCATCAGCAGGGGAACGGACACTCATCTGTTGGCTACAGACTCTAGCAGACTTGGCATCTGGCTGGAGGATCTCAGGCAGCTTTTCAGCCCAACCCAGTGTCCCTCTCTGTGTGGCAAACCCAAACTCTTCTT encodes the following:
- the cflara gene encoding CASP8 and FADD-like apoptosis regulator a isoform X1, whose protein sequence is MTQNITYSIYTGPCSEMADGFSKMVNYVTASLEKEECKTLLYLCTDLFNNICMEDLRAALVAFAKQAQAQAGQAQAGDALLMELMFRLKRYDILKKVFGTNRQQVEGILKKGAVLSDYRVLMADVSENLGNEELQSLIFLLSSTLPKERLAKATSFLDVVVELEKLDEVSCDKLDLLEQCLRNINRMDLVRRIQYYKNRGQNVPCAIPKVQNSFKFAPVQCQLSAQQVKQTLCFSQEFQNLKVSVPETGTQHLPALMEQYEMNPEQRDLCVIIDCVGFDGEMMNQTFKCLGFKVILHSLLGLKETQKVLEDLTRNRILQGVNRFVCCIISRGTDTHLLATDSSRLGIWLEDLRQLFSPTQCPSLCGKPKLFFIQIYRTTEVPNPPSMDDEYLETDVPGRHCSRRLCANARTIPALADVLWSVCRAEAKLLEGSGHQSVYLRALNSTFLMGCQRKMLLLDIMEEVKRNVFIYNQQNPENEYHLQLYHTLRKKLYL
- the cflara gene encoding CASP8 and FADD-like apoptosis regulator a isoform X2, whose translation is MEDLRAALVAFAKQAQAQAGQAQAGDALLMELMFRLKRYDILKKVFGTNRQQVEGILKKGAVLSDYRVLMADVSENLGNEELQSLIFLLSSTLPKERLAKATSFLDVVVELEKLDEVSCDKLDLLEQCLRNINRMDLVRRIQYYKNRGQNVPCAIPKVQNSFKFAPVQCQLSAQQVKQTLCFSQEFQNLKVSVPETGTQHLPALMEQYEMNPEQRDLCVIIDCVGFDGEMMNQTFKCLGFKVILHSLLGLKETQKVLEDLTRNRILQGVNRFVCCIISRGTDTHLLATDSSRLGIWLEDLRQLFSPTQCPSLCGKPKLFFIQIYRTTEVPNPPSMDDEYLETDVPGRHCSRRLCANARTIPALADVLWSVCRAEAKLLEGSGHQSVYLRALNSTFLMGCQRKMLLLDIMEEVKRNVFIYNQQNPENEYHLQLYHTLRKKLYL